GGGTACCCTGATAGCTTTGCTTGGGGGGCGAAGTGATTCCTTCCTGACCTCCTCCCCTCAATTTAATTGAGGGGCATCCCGCGGGGTTAACCCGCAGAAGCCAGGGCCATATTATGCACCCTGGGGTAAGGGAGTATATACTGCTAAGACAAGCAAGCTTACACCGGCAGAACAAAAAGAAATACAGTCTCATCCGAGGGTGGGAGCAAAGATCCTGGGCAAATCTCCCGAAAGAAGTAGTTGAAGCGGTTCTTTACCACCACGAAGACTATGGTGGCGGTGGTTATCCGGAAGGCATCGCTGGTGAAAAGATACCCCTTATGGCCCGGATCATCAGGGTGGTGGATTCTTATGACGCCATGAAGTCGGACAGGCCTTATCGCAGGGCGTTTTCCCAAAAGTGGGTAATAGAGGAACTAAGACGTTGTTCCGGGAAGCCGTTTGACCCGGCAGTGGCAGAAGCAATGAAAAAGGTTTTAGAGCGAGATTCGCAAAGACGGCCGATTATGTTTTTTGCACGCGCGTACTTTTATATTGAAAGGAGTATGTCAAAGTGGATGAGAGTCGGTTGGAAATGCTTGCCGAGCAGCTGGGTGCCAGTGAGCAGGAAGGAAAGCTCTGGCGCAAACTCTTGTTAGCAACTGTTTCGGACGCTACCGGAAGTAATTTGCGCGAAACGCTGCGGGAACCCCTGCTTGGGCTGCTTCAAGAACTAGGAGAAGCGGGGCTGGGGGCGAAACTGAAGCTTGTTATCGAGCGTGTACCAGCTTTTCCAACAGCTGAACTTTTGCCGCTGGTTCTGGAACTCTGTGGTGAACTAAGCCACGACAGGGAGCAGGCTGTTCGCGAGCTTGAGAACATGCTTTCGGAGTTGGCAACGCCGATCATCCGCATTTGGACCGAGGTACTGCTGGTGCCGCTGATTGGTAGTCTGGACACTGACCGGGCGCAGGCCATGGCAGAAAGGCTCTTGGAGCGCGCCAGTAGCACGCGGGCCAAAGTGGTAATTGTGGACGTCACCGGGGTGCCCACGATTGACACCGCAGCGGGAGGTTTTCTTATTGAAATGTTTAGCGCGGTGAAGTTGCTGGGAACGGAGGTTATCTTAACCGGCCTTAAACCCGAAATCGCCCACACCCTGGTCAAGTTAGGTATCGATTTCCGTATGGTGGTGATAGCGCGTGACCTTGAAGATGCTCTTCGCCAAGCTATAGTTATGCTCGAGGAGGAGAAGAGACAACGAAGGCAAATCGCATGGGTGGGTGGCAGTAACTTCCCGGGCGAAGGTGGAGGACATGGCGACATTTAAGGAGAAAGTGGTGCCAACCATAAGGATTGCAGATTGCTTGTTGGTGCCCATACAGATAGACCTCGACGATAAGACTGTGGAAAAGCTGCAAGCACAGCTATTGGCGGAAATTCAGGAACAACGTGTACGGGCGGTCATTCTGGACGTGCGGATGGTAGAAGTGATGGACAGCTACATATCCTATACTCTTTCGGAGACAGCTGCCATGGCCCACCTGATGGGGTGCCGCACGGTGATTTGCGGTATTCGGCCTCACGTGGCTCTAACCCTGGCACAAATGGGGATAGAACTGCAAGGCTTTTTGGTTGCCCGCGACCTCGAGCACGCTTTAGCTCTGGTATAGCCCCTTAAGAGAGGAGTAGGAGGTCTTGGCGCGGACAGTGAGAGAGTTGCTGGACATGCCGGCGGACGACTTTGACATAGTGGTGCGCATTGTACGGGAAGAAGACATAGCCGTAGCCAGGCAGATGGCCAAGCAACTTGCCCAAGAGTTTGGTTTTTCTCTTGCTGATGTAACCAAAATAGCTACTGCGGTTTCCGAACTTGCTCGCAATATCTATCGCTATGCGGAAACTGGCAAAATAATGATCCGCCAACGACTTGAGGAAAACGGCGGGCCTGCCATACAGGTGGTTGCGGTCGATCGCGGTCCGGGCATTGAGGACGTAGATCTCGTTCTGACGAAAGGTTACACAACGTATGAGCGCAGCCTGGGCATAGGGTTATCGGGAATAAGGCGCCTCATGGATTCTTTTGAGATTGTGTCCGAAGTCGGCACGGGCACTGCAGTGGTGGTGGAAAAGAGGAGACGCAAGTTTTGAGATTACAAGTTGAAAAACCGGAAACTGACCAGCAGGCACGAGAAGGCTCCGGGTGGGAAGTATCGGTTTATTCGCGTCCC
This portion of the Clostridia bacterium genome encodes:
- a CDS encoding STAS domain-containing protein gives rise to the protein MATFKEKVVPTIRIADCLLVPIQIDLDDKTVEKLQAQLLAEIQEQRVRAVILDVRMVEVMDSYISYTLSETAAMAHLMGCRTVICGIRPHVALTLAQMGIELQGFLVARDLEHALALV
- a CDS encoding anti-sigma regulatory factor — its product is MPADDFDIVVRIVREEDIAVARQMAKQLAQEFGFSLADVTKIATAVSELARNIYRYAETGKIMIRQRLEENGGPAIQVVAVDRGPGIEDVDLVLTKGYTTYERSLGIGLSGIRRLMDSFEIVSEVGTGTAVVVEKRRRKF
- a CDS encoding STAS domain-containing protein, whose translation is MLAEQLGASEQEGKLWRKLLLATVSDATGSNLRETLREPLLGLLQELGEAGLGAKLKLVIERVPAFPTAELLPLVLELCGELSHDREQAVRELENMLSELATPIIRIWTEVLLVPLIGSLDTDRAQAMAERLLERASSTRAKVVIVDVTGVPTIDTAAGGFLIEMFSAVKLLGTEVILTGLKPEIAHTLVKLGIDFRMVVIARDLEDALRQAIVMLEEEKRQRRQIAWVGGSNFPGEGGGHGDI